DNA sequence from the Drosophila sechellia strain sech25 chromosome 3L, ASM438219v1, whole genome shotgun sequence genome:
TGCATTTTTTCCTTGACTTCACTTCACTTTGTTGCGCTTGGCACATTTTCCACTGCCGCGCTCATACTATACATGTGTACTTTCTTTGCACCTCTCGTGTGCATTCGATTTTAATTGAGCAAAGTGGGAGCTTAGCGTGCGACATAGTTTCGAATCTTCTGGCTAGTCAGGTGCCTCTGCTCTAATCTAATTAGAAGCAATTAAAACGCAGCAAATTGTCCCACTGTCCAACTAATTCACTTTGTTTCTTAAGCGGCGAAGCAGTGAAAGTTTTCGGTTTTACTTTTCACcattccatttcgtatttcatttgtttttcggGCTTGTCTTTTGTGTGTGACACGGGTATTGAgtgcattttaattggtttttagGCTTGAAAGAAGCCCGAGCGAAAGATTTACGCACAAGCGAGCATTCGATGGAGGATCCCTTGGGGACCCATTGAAGCGTTCAGCGGAGCACGACTCTCGGAATTTCCAGTCGCCATTAGGAGAACCAAAAGGCGTAGCTCCCCACTAAACTTTAATGTACCAGAATAACTCGGAACGAGTCTATTAATGCAAACTGTTTGTCGGGGTATGGGAATAAAGTTAGCCTTCTTTTGAACTATTAAAAACGATAAACTGACatgcataaattataaatctaTAATTATGCACAAAATCGATCATAAATCTGCCATTAACCCTCCTCCAGATTCCTCTCTATTTTCtatgaatttaaaaagaaGCCGTAATTGgttcttaaaaatataattcgTAAACTAGTTTCCCGTAAATGCTACTCCAACTCAATTTTCCACTGGACATAAATCAGCAACCAACCGCTGGCCACTTTGTAGCTATGATAATGCGATTTAGATCGGTATCAGCTAGTAACTTATGCTTTCCTCGCTGGGATTATCGTGCGCGTTACCTGACCCACTATAAATGCAAATGGCAGGCGGGCGACCCACATGAACCCGCCGGGGGTCAAGCACCTCCACCTGATAAAGCGTGACTTGCTGGACAGGCGCAGACCCAGTTCGGATGTATCGGTATCTGTGGGATGTGGAACTCTTGGTAACCCAATACGCAGCTTACCCACTCCACTCACCAAACGGGAACTGAAAGAAATGCAGAAGAGATAGTGTGGAGTGGAGAATGGAAATGCATGATGGTTTCTTTCGTTTTAGGTCCGTCTGGAGTCCATTGGTGCTGAGGACATCGTCGATGGCAACCCCCGTCTCATCCTCGGTCTGATCTGGACCATCATTCTGCGGTTTCAGATTCAGGAAATTGAAATCGATGTGGTAAGTTGTCCTTTCGCAAGTCGCATAATAAAAGTGCttcattaataattcaaataCGTTTCACTTAGGATGAGGAGAACGAGTCCAGCGAGAAGCGTTCCGCCAAAGATGCACTGCTCCTGTGGTGCCAGCGCAAGACGCATGGCTATCCGGGCGTCAACATCACGGACTTCACCAACTCCTGGCGTTCCGGCTTGGGCTTCAATGCGCTCATCCACTCACACCGTCCCGATCTGTTTGAGTACAGTACGATTGTCAATTCGAAGAACTCCAACCTGGACAACCTTAACCATGCCTTTGACACGGCCGCCAACGAATTGGGCATTCCCAGGTcagaatttttttaaattatcaataataagtcaacaaaattaattgtaatttGTTCGCCCTTTTAGCCTGCTCGATGCGGAAGACATTGACTCGGCCCGTCCCGATGAGAAGTCGATCTTGACCTATGTGGCCTCCTACTATCACACCTTTGCACGCATGAAGAACGAACAGAAGAGCGGCAAGCGCATAGCAAATGTAAGTAGACCTGGGTCGGACCCGGCATCATCTATGAACCTGCCTATAAAGGTAGATGCGGATGCCATTGGCAGAGTCCCATCGTCTCTAGAAGTCGCTGCAGCGTAACGGTGTCCCACAGTTAACGCTCTACTTCACAATGGATTGGCCCCCgatcggattcggattcagattcagattcgggTGGGGTCCAGACCTATACCTAGAAAGTCGCTCAACCAGCTCTCTTTCTCGATCCCCCCGCAGATTGTTGGGCAGCTAATGGACGCAGATCGCAAGAAGGTGCAGTACGAGGGTCTGACCACAAACCTGCTGAGCTGGATCCGCCAGAAGacgctggagctggagcaacGCGACCTGCCCAACTCGCTGGAGGGCATCCAGCGAGAACTGCTGGCCTTCAAGGAGTACCGCACCATTGAGAAGCCACCCAAGTGAGTAGAGGTTCATGACCAGCCGGAAATGATATATCGTATGATCACTGCTCGGATACCCAGAGACCCATATGACCCCTAGTACATCTATTAATGATGCTCCTCTCCTCCAACAGATATAAGGAGCGCAGTGAGATCGAGGCCTTGTACTTCACTATCAACACTCTGCTAAAGGCTTTGAATCAGCCGCCGTATAATCCCCAGGACGGCCAGCTGGTGAATGACATAGAGAAAGCCTGGCAGATCCTTGAGTATGCCGAACATCATCGCGAAGTCGCTTTGCGTGACGAACTCCTTCGACAGGAGAAACTGGAGCAGCTGAACTACAAGTTCGAGAAGAAGTCGGTTCTGCGTGAGGGTTATCTCAAAGAGATGATCCAAGTGCTGTCCGATCCACGATACCTGCGCCAAGTGGATGCCACGCTGAAGAAGCATGAAGCAATCTCTGCAGATATCCTGGCGCGTGTGGAACGATTCAATGACTTGACCGCCATGGCCGAGGAGTTGGACAGGGAAAACTACCATGGCAAGGAGCGAGTGCGTCGCCGAGAGCAGGAGGTAATGGCAAAGTGGCGCCAATTGCTGGAACTGCTGGAAAACCAACGCCTCAACCTCTCCCAGATGAGCAACCTGATGAACCTGCTCCGCGAAATTGCCAGCACCACAGAAGCAGTGCGGGAACTGCAGCAACAGTTCGCCTCCGAGGATGTGGGTCCCCATCTCTTGGGAGTGGAAGAACTACTGCAGGCGCACTCGCTGCAGGAACTCCAGGTTAACACCTACGGAGAGACTCTCAAGCGCTTCAATCGCCAAGCACTGCCCTACAAGAGCTCCGAGCACAAGGACGCCGCTCTGCTGGCTCAACGCCTTGCGGATTTGGAAGAGGCGTACTCGGAACTGTTGCGACGTTCGGCGGCGAGAAGAGCCCGCCTGGAGGAGGCTCGAAACTTCCACCACTTCATGGAGGATTACGACAACGAGGAGTCCTGGCTGGTCGACAAGCAACGTATCTGCAAAACTGGCATCACCGCCAAGGATCTGCGAGCAGTTCTTTCACTACAGCAAAAACACAAGGCTTTGGAGGATGAAATCAAGTCACGAAAACCGAAATCAGGTCAGATGTCGACCGCAGGCAAGAGGCTGATTGGCGAGCAGCACCCTAGGTCCTCGGAAATCCAGAGCAGAATTGATTCCCTGGCGGAACACTGGCAGGCCTTAGAGGCACTAGTGGAGCTGCGCCGTCGCCAGTTGGAAGATGCTGGCGAGGCCTACCAATTTTACACCGATGCCAATGAAGCCGAATCATGGCTGAACGAGAAGATGGCTTTGGTCAACTCCCGGGACTATGGCAACGATGAGCCATCTGCTCAGGCTTTGCTTCAGCGTCACCGCGATCTCCAGGGTGAACTCAATGCCTATTCCGGAGATATCCTTAATCTTAACCAGCAGGCGGATAAGCTGATCAAGGCTGGCATTTGCACCCTAGAACTTTCCGCCGCAGAGCCAGAATTGCCCGAAGTGGAACAGGAGGAGTGGGTGAACGAGACCCGCCTGGTGCCCAAGGAAGTTTGGGAGGACGAGTGGGTGGAGAAGCTGGAGCACAAGAAGGTGACGGAGACAAAGATGTTGCCACATGTCAAATCTCTGTTTCCCTTCGAAGGACAGGGAATGAAGATGGACAAGGGCGAGGTTATGCTGCTGAAATCCAAGACCAACGACGACTGGTGGTGTGTGCGCAAGGATAATGGAGTGGAAGGATTCGTGCCCGCCAACTATGTTCGTGAGGTAGAGCCGCGCCCAGTGGCATGCATTGTACCGAAAGCTGAAAAGGTCAAGTCCCTGCAGAAGGTGAAGAAAACCATACTGGTCAGACAGGTGGTACCCGTGAAGAGAATTAAACCTGTGAGCGTAGCTCCCAAGCCCTTGGTCCAGAGGAGAACCTCTACCCAAAGCATCAATGAGAACGCAGATAGCGTGGAGAAACGGCAGCAGAGAATAAACCAGACATACGACGAGCTGCAGGAAATGGCCCAGAAACGCCATGCCCTCCTGGAGGATTCCATTCACCTGTTTGGCTTCTATCGCGAATGCGACGACTTTGAGAAGTGGATGAAGGAAAAGGAACGCATGATCAAGTCGGACGATGGCGAGGGTGTGGACAATGCCAAGCGGAAGTTCGAGAAGTTTATCACAGATCTCTCGGCAGCATCGAAAAGGGTTGAGGAGATCGATGGCGCTGTGGACACCTTCCGTCGACAGGGTCACTCGCAGCTGGACAAGATCATCGCCCGCCAGCGGCAGATCCACCAGATTTGGCAGCGTCTAAATAATGCCAAGGCCCAACGTGAAAAGAGTTTAGAAGGAGCCTCTAGTGTGGAACTATTTAACCGCACCTGCGACGAAGCCAAGGTTTGGATGAGCGAGAAGATGTTGCAGCTGGACACCGCTGTTATCACTCCCGATCTACGCACGGTTCAAGCCTTGCAGAGGCGCCATCAGAACCTGGAAAGGGAGTTGGCTCCCGTGGAGGACAAGGTTAATCGGGTGACCTACTTGGGCAACTCGGTAAAGAACGCCTATCCTGCTGAGAAAGACAATGTGAATGCCCGCCAACAGGAGGTGCAGGATATGTGGCAGCAGGTGCAACAGCGTGGTAGTGATCTTCGCAACCGCATCGAAAGCGAGGTGGGTCAGCAGGTCTTTAACAACAGTGCTAAGGTCCTTCTAGCCTGGATCGACTCCGTCAAGGATCAACTGAATGCCGACGAGTCCGCTCGTGATGTGGAAACTGCAAACAACCTGCTGAAGAAGCACAACGATCTGGGCGATGATATCCGTGCCCATGACACCGAATTCGTGGAGGTAATTCAATTGGGCAAACAGTTGTCCGATGGCAAACCCAACATGGCAGAGACGGTGGCTGTGATTGAACGCCTGAAGGCCGAACAAGATGCCATTCATCGCGGCTGGGCCGAGAAGCAGAAGTGGCTGCTGCAGTGTGTCGATCTACAAATGTTCAACCGTGAGGCAGATAAGATCGATGCCACCACCAAGAGCCACGAGGCCTTCCTCGAGTATAACAACCTGGGGGTAAGTAGTTTTAGGTTTTGGCTAACTTTTTCTAGAAACTCATACATTTTTCTTTTCAGGCCTCTTTGGATGAAGTGGAGGCCATTCTTAAGCGTCATCTAGACTTTGAGAAGAGCCTAATGGCTCAGGACAAGATCCTTAAAGGCTTCTCAGATAATGCAGACAAGCTGATTTCTAACGATCACTACGATTCCAAATAGTAAGTTATAGAAACCTGGAGACATGGTCAAACCCTAACCAATCCATTAACTTTCAGTATCGGAGATCGCCGAAATCAGGTGCTGGGTAAGCGCAAGGCAGTTAAGGATCGTGCTTTTGAGCGCAAACGCCTTCTCCAAGCTTCCAAGGATTTCCACAAGTTTGCCGCCGAGGCTGATGACCTCAAAGTGTGGCTCCAGGATAAGACGAGGATTGCAGGCGATGAGAACTACCGCGATCTAAGCAATCTTCCTCGCAAGTTACAGAAGCATCAGGCTTTTGAGAGGGAACTTCGCGCCAACGAGGGTCAGCTAAGGAATGTTACTAAGGACGGACAGGCCCTGGTCCAAGCTGGAAATCGAGTGCCTGAGGTGGAATCCCGGGTGGCCGATCTCAACAAGCGGTGGAAGGATCTACTCACCCTGTCCGAGGATAAGGGTCGCAAGCTGGAACAGGCCGCATCTCAGCGAGAACATAACCGTTCCCTCGAGGATGCCAAGAAGAAGGTTGATGAACTCGACGCTGCTCTGCGAAGTGGAGATGTAGGCAACGATTTGCGCAGCTGCAAGGACCTGATCAACAAGCAGCAAATCCTCGAGTCGGAAATCACCATCTGGGATCAGAAGGTAGCGGAACTGGTTTCAACTGGCGACGACATGGCCCACGGGGGTCACTTCAATGCCCAGAATATAGAGGCCGGAACCAAGGAGCTGCAGCAGCGATTCAAGGATCTGCGTGATCCTACCCAGCGTAGGAGAGCCAAGTTGGAAGAGAGCCTGAATTACCACAAGTTTGTTTTCGAACTGGATTCGGAGTTCCAGTGGATCAACGAACACCTGCCGGCAGCAAAGTCCAATGAATTGGGTCAGAATCTGCACCAAGCCCAATCCCTGCACAAGAAGCACAAGAAGTTGGAGGCGGAGATCAAGGGCCATCAgccaatgataaataaggctCTGGTGGCGGGACAATCTCTGATCTCGCAACAGCATCCGGAGCGAGAGCAAGTGGAGAGCCTGTGCCAGCAATTGGAGCAGGCATGGCAGGATCTGGAGCGCCATTGTGGCGAACGGTCCCGCAAACTCGACATGTCCCTCAAGGCTCAACAGTATCTGTTCGACGCTGGCGAGATCGAGTCCTGGCTAGGTGAGCGTAACAACGTCTTGCGGTCTACGGAATATGGCCGTGATCGCGATTCCGCGGCCAAGTTACTCACCAAGCACAAGACCATCGAGCTGGAGCTGGACACCTACTCAGGAATTGTAACCGAAATGGGACACAGCTGTGCTGCAATGGTAGCCGCCAATCATCCGGACAGCAAAGTTCTGGCCGCCAAGCAGCAGCTCATTGAGAAGATGTTGAAATCCCTGCACAAACTGGCCTCCCAGCGGCAGGGTCGCCTGATGGAGAGCCTCTACAAGCACGAATACTTCCTGGAATCGGACGAAGTAGAGCAATGGATccgggagcaggagcaggccGCCTCCTCAGAGGACTACGGTCAGGACTTCGAGCACTTGCAGCTGTTACAGAACAAATTCGATGACCTTAAACACCGCGTAGAAGTCGGAGCAGATCGAGTGGATCAGTGTGAGCTGTTGGCCAAGAAGTTAATCGATTCAGAGAGCCCCTATGCCAATGAGGTTGAGAAGCGACAGGAACAACTTAGGTGAGTAGTGTTTATAATAGGGATTGTATggattataataatatttctctATCTCTGAACATAGAACGTCCTGGGAGAACCTTCTCCAGTTGCTTAACCAGCGTGAGCAGAAGCTTCATGCCGCTGGCGAAATCCACCGCTTCCATCGGGACGTCGCAGAAGCCCTGTTCCGCATCCAAGACAAGAATGCTGCACTTTCCCAAGAACTAGGCAGAGATTTGAACTCCGCTCTAGCACTGCTACGCAAGCATGAGGGCTTTGAAAACGACCTTGTGGCTCTCGAGGCACAGCTACAAGTCCTAGTGGAGGATTCTGTCCGCTTGCAAGCCAAGTATCCATCTAATGCCGCTGCAATTGCCCAACAGCAAGATAAGGTGGTGGCCGCATGGAATGACCTTAAGGAACGATCCACCGCTCGCGGAGATCGACTGGCTGCCAGCTCAGACCTACAGACCTTCCTTACGGATGTCAGGGATATAGTTTCTTGGTCTTCAAATCTGCGAGCTGCCCTTCAAGCAGAAGAACATGTGAGCGATGCTGCCGGAGCAACTGCCCTGAAGATTCAACACGATGCCATATACGGAGAGATTGAGGCCAGAGAGGATAAGTTCCGGTACCTGAACGAATTGAGCGACTCCATGGTTCAAACAGGACACTATGCCGCCGCTGATGTGGAGGAGAAGTGTGCCGCCATGTTGGATGAGCGCCAGAAACTCCATGCTGCTTGGAACAAAAAGAAGATCATGCTGGAGCAAAAGATCGATCTGTTCTGCTTCCTGCGCGATGCCAAGCAGATTGACAACCTTTCTAGCTCCCAACAGGCGGCTCTGAGTAGCTCAGACTTCGGCCAGACAGTAGAGGATGTGCAGAACCAGATCCGAAAGCACGATGAGTTTGAGAGATTGATTCAAACACAGGAGGAGAAGGTGTCTCTACTTCAGGAGCACGGCCGCAAACTGATCGAACAGCGTCACTACGACAGCGCCAATATACAAACGATCCTGCAGGGAGTCCTTGCCCGCCGCCAGAAGGTCAAGGATCTGTGTGCCGTGCGTCGCTACAAACTGGAAGATGCTCTGCTCTATGCCAAATTCGTACGAGATTGCGCCGAAGCTAAGTACTGGATCAATGAGAAGCAAAAGAAACTGGAAGCCGATGCCGCCAGCTATGCGGAGGTGACCAATCTGGACGAGAAAATCAAGAAGCTACAGAAGCACCAGGCCTTCCAGGCCGAGGTGGCTGCCAACCAGGGTCGCATCCAAGAAATTCAAGATACAGGAGTGATTCTTTTGAGCAAACAGCATGAGTCCTCACCGGAAATCAAGCGAGCCATCGAAATA
Encoded proteins:
- the LOC6610629 gene encoding spectrin beta chain, non-erythrocytic 5 isoform X1 gives rise to the protein MEYNSVLRSNFSRNEYRRYISYERQSLASQYEPGGYSALQTPTPSNRNSANMTQRDGIIKFENERIKTLQEERLHIQKKTFTKWMNSFLIKAKMEVEDLFTDLADGIKLLKLLEIISSEKLGKPNSGRMRVHKIENVNKSLAFLHTKVRLESIGAEDIVDGNPRLILGLIWTIILRFQIQEIEIDVDEENESSEKRSAKDALLLWCQRKTHGYPGVNITDFTNSWRSGLGFNALIHSHRPDLFEYSTIVNSKNSNLDNLNHAFDTAANELGIPSLLDAEDIDSARPDEKSILTYVASYYHTFARMKNEQKSGKRIANIVGQLMDADRKKVQYEGLTTNLLSWIRQKTLELEQRDLPNSLEGIQRELLAFKEYRTIEKPPKYKERSEIEALYFTINTLLKALNQPPYNPQDGQLVNDIEKAWQILEYAEHHREVALRDELLRQEKLEQLNYKFEKKSVLREGYLKEMIQVLSDPRYLRQVDATLKKHEAISADILARVERFNDLTAMAEELDRENYHGKERVRRREQEVMAKWRQLLELLENQRLNLSQMSNLMNLLREIASTTEAVRELQQQFASEDVGPHLLGVEELLQAHSLQELQVNTYGETLKRFNRQALPYKSSEHKDAALLAQRLADLEEAYSELLRRSAARRARLEEARNFHHFMEDYDNEESWLVDKQRICKTGITAKDLRAVLSLQQKHKALEDEIKSRKPKSGQMSTAGKRLIGEQHPRSSEIQSRIDSLAEHWQALEALVELRRRQLEDAGEAYQFYTDANEAESWLNEKMALVNSRDYGNDEPSAQALLQRHRDLQGELNAYSGDILNLNQQADKLIKAGICTLELSAAEPELPEVEQEEWVNETRLVPKEVWEDEWVEKLEHKKVTETKMLPHVKSLFPFEGQGMKMDKGEVMLLKSKTNDDWWCVRKDNGVEGFVPANYVREVEPRPVACIVPKAEKVKSLQKVKKTILVRQVVPVKRIKPVSVAPKPLVQRRTSTQSINENADSVEKRQQRINQTYDELQEMAQKRHALLEDSIHLFGFYRECDDFEKWMKEKERMIKSDDGEGVDNAKRKFEKFITDLSAASKRVEEIDGAVDTFRRQGHSQLDKIIARQRQIHQIWQRLNNAKAQREKSLEGASSVELFNRTCDEAKVWMSEKMLQLDTAVITPDLRTVQALQRRHQNLERELAPVEDKVNRVTYLGNSVKNAYPAEKDNVNARQQEVQDMWQQVQQRGSDLRNRIESEVGQQVFNNSAKVLLAWIDSVKDQLNADESARDVETANNLLKKHNDLGDDIRAHDTEFVEVIQLGKQLSDGKPNMAETVAVIERLKAEQDAIHRGWAEKQKWLLQCVDLQMFNREADKIDATTKSHEAFLEYNNLGASLDEVEAILKRHLDFEKSLMAQDKILKGFSDNADKLISNDHYDSKYIGDRRNQVLGKRKAVKDRAFERKRLLQASKDFHKFAAEADDLKVWLQDKTRIAGDENYRDLSNLPRKLQKHQAFERELRANEGQLRNVTKDGQALVQAGNRVPEVESRVADLNKRWKDLLTLSEDKGRKLEQAASQREHNRSLEDAKKKVDELDAALRSGDVGNDLRSCKDLINKQQILESEITIWDQKVAELVSTGDDMAHGGHFNAQNIEAGTKELQQRFKDLRDPTQRRRAKLEESLNYHKFVFELDSEFQWINEHLPAAKSNELGQNLHQAQSLHKKHKKLEAEIKGHQPMINKALVAGQSLISQQHPEREQVESLCQQLEQAWQDLERHCGERSRKLDMSLKAQQYLFDAGEIESWLGERNNVLRSTEYGRDRDSAAKLLTKHKTIELELDTYSGIVTEMGHSCAAMVAANHPDSKVLAAKQQLIEKMLKSLHKLASQRQGRLMESLYKHEYFLESDEVEQWIREQEQAASSEDYGQDFEHLQLLQNKFDDLKHRVEVGADRVDQCELLAKKLIDSESPYANEVEKRQEQLRTSWENLLQLLNQREQKLHAAGEIHRFHRDVAEALFRIQDKNAALSQELGRDLNSALALLRKHEGFENDLVALEAQLQVLVEDSVRLQAKYPSNAAAIAQQQDKVVAAWNDLKERSTARGDRLAASSDLQTFLTDVRDIVSWSSNLRAALQAEEHVSDAAGATALKIQHDAIYGEIEAREDKFRYLNELSDSMVQTGHYAAADVEEKCAAMLDERQKLHAAWNKKKIMLEQKIDLFCFLRDAKQIDNLSSSQQAALSSSDFGQTVEDVQNQIRKHDEFERLIQTQEEKVSLLQEHGRKLIEQRHYDSANIQTILQGVLARRQKVKDLCAVRRYKLEDALLYAKFVRDCAEAKYWINEKQKKLEADAASYAEVTNLDEKIKKLQKHQAFQAEVAANQGRIQEIQDTGVILLSKQHESSPEIKRAIEIVLEAWQGLLAELEQRGRGLEEAQDSLEFNSQLDKIEAWIRDKEMMVQASDTGRDLEHCNALMRKLDDVDSDMRVDDQRVKHINQLADKLINQAQVPADTQSVDKRRKDFNYNWRQLQGALNAYRALLGGANEIHVFNRDVDDTADRIAEKSLAMSSTDTGRDLAAVEALIRREEALERDMSAVKQKIDQHETAAKFLIKKYPERGAQHIERKLEELHKSWGNLQALSVKRQSILNEAYLAHKFVSDVKELELWVNDMIKKMNNTQSPSTINDCETQLELHQERKVEIEGRQEAFAGLKQQGEQLSTRPQQQQPENVRKYLLVLEELHQTLNEAWSERARDLTEAHQLQLFKAQVEQVEIWLANKEAFLNNDDLGDSYTAVERLLKKHDEFEKLLHADHVDTLQKFANSILEGEPKDADLIREKLAYILRRKQKLLELSEERKQRLTQSLQLQEFLRSLYEIDRWLVQKLQVALDENYREPSNLQSKIQKHAAFDAELLSNSPRVQSVIHEGERLIRGEHFAKDEIAQQVQLLEGDWLKLKGASQTKKDKLQQAYDALAFNRSVDEFNNWMDEVELQLSSEDYGKDLAAVSNLLKKHERLEADVAHHGELAEQLKQKDEQFFQAEHFLRHEIHERATVSIRRYNTLHEPLGIRRENLEDSLSLQQFLRDAEDELQWLAEKQLVAGSQDLGTSLLSVQGLQKKHNSLEAELTSQEPLIQALLQRGQQMIRDNHFASEQLQYKSELLQKQLVQLRDLAAIRRLRLLDAVESQLFYVEANEADAWMREKRPVLSSSDYGRDEVSVQGHQKKLEVLQRELTAFKPSIEKVAKLATGLIERNHFDSSNIAEKNAQVGQQYEDLLRLAKERESRLGECKKLFEYLRETEELHEWVGDQMAVTASEDYGEDVEHVEQLILAFESFVSNLNANEARVEACLERGDRLIQENNPYRSSIKSKRDETKQLWEELKDLVHARQDALAGAKQVHVYDRVADETIQLINEKDASLISEDYGQDLESIQALGRKHQVFESELVGIQGQVDSVLAEAAKLGEIYPDAKEHIEVKRDETVEAWSDLKEKTAARKNKLSQAEQLQSYFDEYRDLIAWINEMLAKITAPELANSVAGAELLLASTKDHDTEIRTRDETFAKFAANGQQLIKEKHFLAHEVEDKIKVLQARHELLKQTLSKRREIYELNLDTQLFLKDAEILEQWISSREPQLKDTKLGDSIPQVEDLLRRHEDFEKTVAAQEEKFQAIKRITLLEQLFRRQLEQEKISKLQEKERLEKERLEQLKQRELQRLADERRRAEKQHEHRQNAASQEKTPIFSSPMVTPAQTSGPQSPALSQAQLRPPFGDDNEHLALQKSSSSGMFGDRLRRGSADANVKRAESMKVQPKQAKRTPSFTTRRRAQSFRKNQKGEGFDLPPVEIQGSLERKHGLQSGGKKAPVRSWKQFHTVLCGQLVCFFKDENDFLQQKTATAPVNILGAKCERADDYTKKKYVFRLKLPDGSEFLFEAPSLDILNDWVRKISFHASLPPNMQLLSYDESMKQQSSSSPDIKITSSVESPVSSRNSSPDSQRRTSGAQVLDGSATPQMAFLQRQMQQQQQQQQSQPSSPTGGFDQKPPIPPRGAPPVASHRQSQENLVVMRNRQSSNDLQQSATLPAGLTGVQQNGNGKDDNALLTRNSEARQSDNPPPLPTTMPPVGGQHQHPQHSHSHQNQHQAQVQQRINAFNAAASQQHQPDYYNNNTARQQPQRIPSGRIDSTRKFIEMEAHNNNGGTTSSPKRSTINYSSSGASSNGNGNVKIGSGNSSTTTITTSTTTHQVTSSSRTVWHLTSSPTSSTKSSSTGGSGEPSHAISNPSYMGLHLNNNNDSIGIGLGGWGNTRFESNRPVSLQPDSISFSRVSAESSSESEAQSISSVSGVKGSKGTKEERRSGMFRIFGRKGDKEKEKDKDKRRSSQVPPQ